The Leucoraja erinacea ecotype New England chromosome 12, Leri_hhj_1, whole genome shotgun sequence genome segment ATAAGTGCCTTAAGCAATAAGCATCCTGAAGAGGAAGCACTCACTGATCCCAGCCATTTTAAAAACCTGAAGCATTTTTGGGAAAAAGGAGTTGACTCCAGTAACGGAAACAATGATACTTCCAAAATTCCGTTCAGAAAGGTTAGATCACCAGATCACAGGAGCAGCCCGACCAAAATGAAACTCTCCACAGAGGTTGAATCAGAGTCCGATGTGCCTAGCAGGGAAAGTCCCCCAACTGGCATCCCTTCTAAGTTGGAGCGAGGGGGAAACCTGTCAGGTCCTTCTACCTCTGAGGAAGATGAAACAATTGTGCCGTTGGCTAGGACCAGCAAGTTGGCTCCAATTCCCACTCCGAGAATCAGTACAGCgatcaaactgaagaagaatgATGCCTCGGGGACTAACTGGGATAAAGACCCAGAAGCAAATGTGCCCGTGGTTGCTAAAGCATCCGAAACAATTGTCCAAAGAACTCACAGCAGTGATGATCAGTCAAAAGATTCCGTTGTCCTGGAATCCACAGGACAGGCAAGACCCACAGCCACAAGGTTGTCCAGCAACTCCAGTTTGGACGAATCTTTGCCCATCGCGAAAAATAATCAAAGCGCTTCTCTTGATGTGATGGAGAAACCCGTGGAAGAGGAGTTTCTCCCAGTGAAAGAGAACGCAAGAAAGGAGATGCACGAAAAGCTAATGAAGTTGGCAGCTGAGGCAGCCTTGTGTGACCCAGCACCCATGATGCTGCCCACTGCGATACATGCCGATGTGGACATTTGCAAGGAGAGCCCGGGACCTTCTGACAGTAGTCACAAGCACGAGATCAGGACCTCCTTGGAAGGTGGCACAATAAACCTCCAAGAAGAATGCCCTGCTTCTCCAAAGGAAAAAGTCGAGGAAGCCACAACAAACGTTGTGTCCAGCACGCCCATGTTAGAACCAGACACGGTCCCGGTAGGGGATGAATGGGTCAGCAGTTCTCCAACAAGCCAGGTGGAAGACCTGGTGAATCGCTCAGCAGATATAGAGATAACTGAATGTGAGGCTGTCAGGAACTTTGATAAGCGCATGATGCCGGGACTTGTAAATGAAGAATCAACAACACACTGTAAGAAAGCGCGTTCTGGAGATGTGGAAGTGCAAGCATTGCCTACGGAAGAACTCCAATGCCCAGCCAATTTTCTCCCCATTGTGAATAAGAAGCCTCTCGGCCTCAGTGATACACACAACGATGATGACCCAGCATTCAACGCAGCAAACAGAAATCAGGAGAAGGACTCTTCAAATGTCGTTCATTGTGTGGATGATTCGGAGAGTAACAATGATTTTCAGACGATAGAATCAGGTTTGATTTTTCATATTTAGTTGCCTATTTCTCCTCAAAGGTTTAATATAAAAAAATCCTGCTGCATAATTGCTACTAATTAACACACTATGAAATTTAACATAATGCTCTAAAATTCGTG includes the following:
- the LOC129702074 gene encoding nucleolar protein dao-5-like isoform X2, with protein sequence MKDAMANNLDLSFLTDAEYQAVLKVIQRDLDLKHKDGERIRTVQKSIQDEKQRKLVTGQWFDEVKAKRYRNAVIGVDLIKASMRRGKAVTHETTVKTELQQVHQAPSSRILSQGSKYRSTSVSTEETTEESPGEGEKITAKQQIKPWSTFHQEAQSTSQSNTSESSSDDSSTIQVTPETLKKGHDGTPTDSRPAKPVRVHTQPGVTQANLRTNESRGPASASVGSNTRIPRAQNHLEFTEEARKVPEESEHSDLNGLGHFAATTVPSPVLENVLDNQKPKKPVAVRYKGAPTYQISATADKKKMGSSNATHIPKRKNRWKESENVSAEKLEDLAPEPVGLQRLPEAIASEDLQPLERLDLSPTSRIPRLKNTSETAGENSKASSEELKQSSKEFPGKNRPDRITDQGKAAFQPATRIAKYQSTSSDDEGEKGLSPGTMFTISALSNKHPEEEALTDPSHFKNLKHFWEKGVDSSNGNNDTSKIPFRKVRSPDHRSSPTKMKLSTEVESESDVPSRESPPTGIPSKLERGGNLSGPSTSEEDETIVPLARTSKLAPIPTPRISTAIKLKKNDASGTNWDKDPEANVPVVAKASETIVQRTHSSDDQSKDSVVLESTGQARPTATRLSSNSSLDESLPIAKNNQSASLDVMEKPVEEEFLPVKENARKEMHEKLMKLAAEAALCDPAPMMLPTAIHADVDICKESPGPSDSSHKHEIRTSLEGGTINLQEECPASPKEKVEEATTNVVSSTPMLEPDTVPVGDEWVSSSPTSQVEDLVNRSADIEITECEAVRNFDKRMMPGLVNEESTTHCKKARSGDVEVQALPTEELQCPANFLPIVNKKPLGLSDTHNDDDPAFNAANRNQEKDSSNVVHCVDDSESNNDFQTIESGLIFHI